From Arachis hypogaea cultivar Tifrunner chromosome 3, arahy.Tifrunner.gnm2.J5K5, whole genome shotgun sequence:
aacataaaattaatatGTACAAATAACTCATTAAATGATTTAAACATGATTAGATCCttcatataaatatttatatatatttttatctattcttcctattaattatattattttttagattaattttaatatactattaatataaaattattttatatatatatttaattacataatatcatattaataaaataaatattttttatatttattacgtaaataattatttaaagaaCAATTATAAATATACGATTATATTATAATGAAAATTCATGTGcagtcaacttcacatgaagttaatagttgagaaCTGTTAGAtggtttgattgatttgactaaatttttatctaacgattcttaactattaatttcacgtgaagttgactgcacctgagtttccatctAATATTACACTAGTTAGggtatcaaaattattttttgttttttctcgtGCGGTGGTGGCGCATTCGTTTAATTTTATAAAGAAAATGAAGAGATAAATAAAACAGCGGAAAATGAGAGTTCCAAATAAAAAccgttctttcttttctttctgtcAACATTCCATCAAAACTTCCGTCAGTATTCTCATCCACGGTTCTCTCTGTTGAACACCAAAAACCCTTTGCTTCTGCCAACAGAAACTATTAAGACTTCGCTCGCCAATACCACCAAACCCTAACGATTTCCAAAGCGGTCATTGTGACCTTTCATCTTGTGACTCGCTGAATTGAATCGGATTCGAATCTGACTCATCGGAAATCTATCCACTCACTCATGGGTGCTGCGGGCTCTAAGCTCGAGAAGGCTCTCGGCGACCAATTCCCCGAAGGAGAACGTTACTTCGGCCTAGAGAATTTTGGCAATACTTGTTACTGCAACAGTGTTTTGCAGGTTTCTCAACTGATTCATGGTTTTCGTTCTTTAATTCTATCTTCTGCTTTCAATCCTTAGCATcgatgattctttttttttttttcctttccttttggtCTATTCATTCTATGGGAAGTTTGCTGAAGATGTGTGTTTTTTGGTTCTGCTGTTGACTTGCTTCTTGAACTTCGACGTGCTTGATTTGTGAATCGATATTAGGATTGGGGATGTGCGATTTTTACTTCCGACCCGCGACTCTTAATCATCTTTCATAAGTTTTTTGTTGAAATTGATTGATAGTCTATTGAAATTTTAAGGCTAAACTATTATTCAATGTTTTCTTTATATGGTCCACACTACATTTTGTAAAAGCATTTACCTTTTCTAAAAACATCTTTAGTGATGGTATATGAAGATGTGTATGATTATTCTTGTTTTGTAAATATCTTCATGGTTCTTGACTAGTAACTTATCATTTCATTTTGCTACTTACTGCAGGCACTATACTTTTGTGTTCCATTTCGTGAACAATTACTAGAGTATTATGGAAATAACAAAAGCATTGGGGAGTTGGAAGAAAATCTTTTAACTTGCTTAGCTGACTTATTTTCACAGGTAATTAGCCTGTAGTTTGGTCGATTCTGGGCTTCACATGCATCATGCCCCAGCTTGTTTCATCTTTGATAAACTCAACCATGATATTTGTTCTTTGAATGCCTTTGAATTTGTAgccgttttattttttttatttgataacaATATtactagacttttttttttttatttatatgttgattcatttatttatttattttggtagaAGAAAATTCATCAGAGATAAGAGATAAACAAGTACAAGCATAGAAGATAAAATATCCTATTAAATAAAAACAGGAAATAGAAGAGCCTCCAACCAAGACAAATTGTATGCTTCTTTATCTTGGTTGCAATTTGTAAATGTTAAACATATATTTATTTCTCTTGGTGTAGATAAGTTCGCAGAAGAAGAAAACTGGTGTCATTGCTCCTAAACGATTTGTGCAGAGGttgaaaaaacagaatgaaatcTTCCGCAGCTATATGCACCAGGTATGTTCAAACTGTCAAGATTCAAGAATCAACTTCCTTCAATGAAATTCATTAGAAACATAATTTTTTGTTGTGGATTTCCTTATTTTTTCCCTTCTGGGTAGGACGCCCACGAATTCCTGAATTATTTGCTGAATGAACTTGTTGACATTTTGGAGAAAGAAGCCCATACTGTACAAAATGATCAAGAGACGTCCCCACCTTCTGAGAAGGCTGCAAACGGGCTCACAAATGGTACAATTAATGGTGCAAAGAAAGATCCTTTGGTTACTTGGGTGCACAAAAATTTCCAGGTGACCTTGTTCTGCCAATTTAACATTTGCCACCTTAAATTTTGATTGTTAATCCTTCTTTTGTGGGTAGGGGAAGGGGGTTACTCTTGTAATGAACATAAAATATCTTATATATACTTCTTTCTGTATGGATTTTCATTATTGTAACTTGCTCTGATTAGGGAATACTCACAAATGAAACAAGGTGCTTGCAATGTGAAACAGTGACAGCCAGAGATGAAACATTTCTTGACTTGAGCCTTGATATTGAGCAAAATAGTTCAATTACAAGCTGTTTGAAAAATTTCAGTTCCACTGAGACGTTGAATGCTGAAGACAAATTTTTTTGTGACAAATGCTGCAGGTATATTTATTTACCTTACAGTTTCACTAGCAGGCACAAATTTAAGCTTTATATTGCCTCAATCGTTTTGAATCATATGCCTTTATCTCAACAATTTCATTGGTTTTTATACCTCAAGTTTTCTTATGATACCAGTTTGCAAGAGGCTCAGAAAAGGATGAAGATAAAGAAACCACCTCACATCTTGGTCATCCATTTGAAGCGGTTTAAGTACATGGAACAGCTGGGCCGCTACAAGAAGCTATCTTACAGAGTTGTCTTCCCCCTCGAGCTGAAATTGAGTAACACCGTTGATGAAGCAGACATTGAGTATTCTCTATTTGCGGTGGTTGTACATGTGGGAAGTGGCCCCAACCATGGGCATTATGTTAGCCTTGTGAAAAGCCATAATCACTGGTTATTTTTCGATGACGAAAATGTTGAGATGATTGACGAATCTGCTGTGCAAACTTTCTTTGGATCAGCACAGGAATATTCCAGTAATACAGACCACGGGTACATTTTGTTCTATGAAAGCCTTGGCCTGGGTAACCGGAGTTAGACGGAGGAGTTCTATGAATTTTAGGTACTCAATCATTTGGAACCCATCtggtttatatatttattttctttactACCGTCTTCATTTTTCAACCCTTTGAAGGAGATTTTACGTCCTTCAGACAGAGGATATACGGTTGTGAAAATGTAAACTTAGGTGGATGGCATGTACAGTGGATGACGataacattatatttttttttttttttgcattttctttttcacaaTAATAGCAGTAAAAATATATGGGTGGAAATTTCACCGACATCGCTGCAAATGTCCACCAAGATTAGCAACTAACTTGTGTTTGAATAATTTGCACTCAGACTACACTTTACAGTGTATATATTACTAAGTTTTGTTATAGGTGGGCATTCTTTGGACTAATAAGAGTATGTCTTCGGACGCATAAACTAACTACTTGAGTATCCATTCCAATGATGTTTCAAATGGCGCTGGGATTAAATGATTTTATTGTGAAAAGCTGGGCGGAATAAGGAAGTATCATTCTGCGTTACCATAACTCATGTATGACCAAGGTATTAGATTAAAGTCGAGTATTTTTAGTAGTTACATCGCTTTGAACCTATAACGTCGCATTTCAGCAATTATCTGCTGTACAAGGGAAGCAGGGAACAAGTAgtattattaaaaaagaaaaaagacatCAAAACTAAGGCAACATATCGTCAGACTCCTAGGTGCAATGCTCATTCTATTCCATAAAACAATGGAACATATGCTAAATTCTAAATGACTGTAAGCATGAAAGTATCCTCGTCCAGCAAAGTTTCAAGATCAATGAGGTTATcaaattctcttctctcttctgaaCTCCTATGATGTTTTAGCTGCAAAAGGCATATACACAAGATGTTCTTTACTGCCACAAACAGAACAAACAGTCATGTGCAAGGCCTGATATAATGCTCTCAAGTTGATGCAACTCTGAATTCATAAATCTCACACGAAGAAATCAATGTTGAGCTTGAGCAGAACGTTTGGATATATTTTTAACGGAATGAAAATTACTGCTTTGATATATtgactggaaaaaaaaaaagaacataccGCTGATTTACAAAGCAGGAAAATTGATAAAAACTCATAAAAGAAGGGGTAAAGTACCTGGTTTTCTTGGATCTCAGTTACAACATTCAACAGCCTATGGTATTGGTCTCTTGCCTCTGGATACTGAACCATTGACTTCACCCTGGATAGGGCTTTCTGCAACCTTTCCTCTGTTTGCTTTCTGCCTTCTTTCAAGAAATCATACTCATCCTCCTTGCACTGTGTATCTTGTACCATAGTTCCCTCGGGAACATCTTCCAATTTAAATCCACGTAAACCACTACCTTTTCGGCGCCAGCGCAAAATAACTTTTTCTAAAATTCCAACTGACCAAATTATCTTTCCACAGTTCTTCCTAACCTGGTGCCCCCTTACATGAGCCTAAATAATGGAAACTGAGAAGTTAGAATCATATCAATTAGAAGCGTTCCTGGAAGAAgaataggaataaaaattaaaggTAAATGTGAACAGTATGACCATTTATGACATTGGGACACACCTGAATTTTAACTATTCTTTGGCGAATCATCAAAAATTCTTTTCTGCCCTTCCAACTGCGGAATTTGTTCTGGATTCGTATTGCAGCTGCATGTACAGGCTCATTGCGTTGTCCAACCTTGTGTGGTTTTACAGTTATAAGAGAAAGAGCATCTTCATCAGATATTCCAAATTTATCATCATATTCTTTCAGTTGTTTTCTTTGGAAAGATTGCACTCTATAAACTTCATGAATACGTGCAGCAGCCTGGCTGGCATTACACACTGCTGCCAGTGAATCTTTCAGTGACAGTTCATATGATAGGCGATCATCATTAACTTCAGTAGTATTGTGTTGGACTCTGTATACTACTTTTGATCCAGAACTTTCTCTCGTGTCCCTGTTCATATCAAGAGATAATAGTTGCACGCTTATTGAAGATTCTGCAAgataccctgcaattcctttgtgACCGTTTGCAGAAGCCAGGTCAGCTGGTGTTCTACCAGAAGGATGCTCTGGGCTTGGATCAGTCAGCACCCCAGGTGCTGCGCCAAGAGAGATGAGGGAAGCAACTGTGAGCTCCCTGAAAATTAGAATTGAGACGTATGTAAAGAAAGTCCAATCATTGAAGTACTATAATTAGTTTATCCAGATTTTGTTGGAATTTTTAATACAGTTCCCAGCAGAACTTTTATCAGTTTCTTGATTGAAGACATTTCATCCATCAAGCCAATAACAAACTATTTCTCACATACTAGCAACAAAGTTGCAATTAATATTAGTGATATAATCAGCTATAAACTTATAATATGGTAGACAGATATAATCAGCTTCAAATACTACTTTGATCAAATGCATTACATTCTACAAGCACTAAAGTTCTCACCTGCCACAGAATGCAGCCCAATGAAGAGCAGTCCATCCATTTACATCGCAGAAGTTCACATTTACACCAGCAATTACTGTGGGTTGTAAGGCCCAATCATAGCCAAGAGCAGCCGCAAGATGAAGTACTCCTTGGCCACCCTCATCCAATACATTAGGGCCTTTCCCATCTTCGATGACTTTTTGAAGGAGCCACCCAAGTAACTTATCTTTCAAAAGATTTTGAAGCAGATGCTCCTGTACATTTTGTGGAGAAAAATCTTTCTCTAGAGTAAGTTTCAGCAGCTTATCCCaatcatcctcctccttcctcagCAAAGAACTTATTTTACTTCTCAGTTCAGATTTCTCGCTTACACTGATTGGATCGAAGTTTTGAGGTAAGGTATGCCCCATGTACAGCAGCTCTTCAAATCGCACACTGAAATTATCAGAAATGCTCTCTCTCTGCTCAGCTGCATTGTTGACTTCTTGAGTGTAAATGTCTCGGAAATCAAATTCTCGTATTTCACTACATGCTAACCTATTGGAACAAGTTACATAGAAAGGAATCCTCCCAGTTTTATGTGGAGGAGTATAACAAGAAAGAACACCATTGTCAATGATATTAGCTGGCACTTCTACCTCACCGAACATGCAAGACCATTTACATTGTTCAGCTTCCTGTAGACTCCTCAAGAATTGTCCATAAATGAGAATCTGTACAAGTTTGTAACAAATGAAGAAACAAATAATCAAAATTATAGAACTGAAGAAGTAATATGAATGAGTTGGGAAAAAGTCCAGTGAACATAACATCAAAACTGAGAGCAAGTACAGAATATCAAAAGATCCACCTTAGTTTCTGAACCTTCAAATGCCCAGCTTGGGGAAAAGTCAATAATAGTAAAAAGTTGATCATGGGAAATAGATGGATCCAGTGCATAGGTATCCAGGTGCACTTCAGAAGGAATAGTTGCATTGTCcacatcattttcattttcaacTGTACCCCAATAAGCACTAAAAGTGGATGGAGTTTTAGATTCTTCCACATCTCCAAGTTCTTTACTCATCCATTGGTTGAAACTGTCAAGCTTCTTCAGACCCTCTTCTGCAAGGGATCCATCTAACAGAGCCTTCTTTAGAGTTAAATTTGTATCATCTATTCCATCCAGGCTTCTATTGGTTTCTATCTTCTCTTTTGCATCTAATAGTTTTTCTTGAGGGTCATCTATCATAAGAACCTTTGGTTTATCTTGATGTATAAGACACTGTTCCAAGGATCTTTGAGGATCAAATTCATATAACTCATTCATTACCTGCCAATTTCCTTCAACTTGTACCATATTTTCTTTCCCATTCACTTTGGTAATATTGGTGGTGAAATTTGACCTCATTAGAGAGGGATTGCTATTGATTCCCATGTTATCAGGTTGGATTTCAGGGAGTACGGGTTGAAGAGGCATGTATTGACTTCTCCCATTATTTTCCAAGATATATTCCCACATTGAAAAGCCAAGGTGTTGTGGGGGTTCATATGCCAATCTAACATTATGAATGTCTTTGATTTTGCCAGCTTGACTGAGCATGATATGATTCATCCCAGGAGTGCCACACAACTTCTCTTGTTCATCTGTGATGGTTTCAATATTGCAATTAGTACAACATATCAGGTAAGAACCTGCATGAATACAGAGGCGTGGATATATGGAAGATAAAAGCGTAAAGCaaataaaaatgaagaaattTACTTATGAACTGTGGCGGGCAATAAGGATCAGGAATCTTCTCAACAACTGGGTGTTGTGTCTCAAGGAAGGAGTAGTCTTCTGAACTTGCATAATTATTCAATGCTGTAAACACTACACCAAGTTACAACTTACAAATACGAAATACAAACAAACACAAGAAAATACTAAAGAGCTAAGGCATAAATATTAACCGAACTATGTTTCTCTATTCTTGAAAGTAAAACATCTGAAATCATCAACAAAATGAGGCTACAAACAAAAGAAATACCTGACTCAGCTTCTTCATATTCTGTTGcttgagtgctcttcatgcttgTTGTATCTATTGTATGTGATGGAACCTGGTAGTTATGTGGATGAAGACTACATGATAAAAAAATTTCCTTCTCTGTGGAACCTGGTAGTTTGTCAATTTGTGCATAAGGAAGAGATTCTTGATTTTCTTTGGCAGCACCTCTAAAATTTGCCTTAGTTGCCTGATTATTTTAAGCAAAAgggaaagggggggggggggggttaaaGATTATCTTGACCATCTAACTAGTTTCCAAAAAATAGCAGATAAAATTGTAGCATGTTACCTTCACTTCCCTATAATGGACAAGAACAATGTGCGAGAGTTCCCTACAATAATATTTAGATACAATAAATGAGACAAGATGATACCAAGAAGAGGTCAATCCACAGTTAGATGCATGAAATAGAAACGATCTATTTCtggaatataattaaattaaacataagaATGTGATCAACTGTTGCTGAATCTTTCTCATCGGCACTAGGTAAAGCAAAGCAAATCACCATTAACCAAGAAGAAACACCTACATAAGGACCAGTATGTGCGTATTTGAAAGTTTTCATTTTCCTGGATAAAAATATAAAGGAGAACCTCTGCTGAGATCTTTAATaacattaagaaaaaaaaaatcttactcATCAAGCATCCAGTATGTGCgtctttgaaaattttcattttcttctccgTGTGCATAATAGCAGTGCAACACATCCACACTTCCAGCCTAAAAGCATCACAATccattcaaattaataatttataagaaagaaagaagctaTTGATACACGTCCTAGAGCAGAATTCATTTTTAATGGCAATAAATAAATCTTACAGCTTCATTTATCATTTCAGTGCCTGCTAAATGTGAGTTGTAACTTGTAATAAAACTTATGATGGTGATCTTAGCTTCTATATATTTACCTTAAGTCTCTCATGAGCTTCCCTCACTGTTTTTCCATCCTTTTTCTTTCTCCAGTTGTGGCCATCCTTTCTAAAGTATCTCAGCACCTTCCGATCAAACAGGAAAAGTGAACCACCTAATGTCAACCAAAAATATAATTAGACAGAGGAACATCTTGAAATCAAACACAGCACACTGATGCTTGACAATAGTGCAGGCCCAAGTCACCTCATAAAATGTTAAATCTAGAAAATATTATGTGTTTAGTTTGCGTTtgcatttttgttttcatttttagtgttttctgtTTTGAAGATTTTGTGAAAGAAATAGTGAAAACAGGAtatgaaaatagaaaacaagattttattgtttttcctattttctctttCCCGCAACAAAATCTTGAAAATAGAGAATACTGAAAATTAAAATGGAAAGTGAAAATGCGAACCAAAAGTGCCCATGAATAATAATTCCCTCCCCTTATCcctttcaaatagaagaagaaaaacaagtaaCGGAAAAAGAATTTTAATTCCTTTTTGCCCAAATCAAGTAAAAGGAAGTCGTTAAGAACTCAAGACAACTGTTGACTTGGGAAGAAGAGAATCATACTTGGCGGCATATGTGCAGGCTCTGGAGCAATTTGGAACATTTTATAATTACTGAGAATTTCACAAATTTCAGCTGGGCGCAGCCATCGACGCTGCGCTTCTATAAGAATTTGCTCAATATCTGTTTCCATGAGAGAATAGCAATTAGATATTGATACAGATTGCTTTAAATAACTCAGAGAAACGCAATTAATAACAGTGATACAGTACTGCTTCCCTTACTCAGGTCAGTGAAGTGGacggaaaaaaagagagaagagaagaaaaagaaacagaaaatgaaagcttcaatttttTAGTCAATATATATTGAAGCAAACATGGACAACAAGAGACTGCAATTCACTCCCGATTTACGCATACCAAGATTTGTAAGCAACTTGATTCCCTTTTCATCACTAACAAGATAACTATCTAGTCCGGTTTCTTATGAACCAAGTCAACCAAACTAcagaaataagaaagggaaaaaaaacttCTGAGTACTAAGACATGGCAGTTGAAGCTAAGCTAACCAAGTTCAAACATGCAGAGACTATAGACTTCAAAACTCAACACAAACCATTGTCCACCCTTATTCTGAGATGAGAAAGCTGGCTACAAAACCATGCAAAATTTTCTTCACTGAGTAATAATCAGAATTAATATTTTGGGACTGGAAGAAAAAGGCCTCACAGAGTTCTTGTTAAGGGAAATAGGGAAATGTTCGTATAATATGATGCTATTGCTATGATTCTAGCAGTCACATATCTATTTTGGAAATCAACTAGAATGAAGAAAGCATGTAAGAGATAATCCGCAAAAAGAGGGTCAAAGAACGCTTACTAAATTGATTAGGGGGAACATAGCACTTGACGTCAGCCATGGAAATGGAATCCAAGTCACAATCACTTGGGATGGGTTAGATTCAACCGCAGTTTTGTAGAACTGTAAGCAGCAAAGCAGAGTTGTCTTTTGAGATTTTGAGCGGAAAAAACATTCAGACTAGACAAGGCtacgtatttttttatttttcattctttttcaccTAAAATCTAAACAAAAAGAGATAGAGATGTTGTAGTACAATGATGAATGAATGTGTAATGTAATGTTGGAAAGTTCAAATCAAGGTTTAACGCGGAGAGAGAATGTAATGATGTTGTTTTTTGGAAGAGATACtgtattgcttttttttttcgacGCGGGAGTGCGGGACGTACAACTAGCAAGGGTAGTGTAGCAGTGTCAGCATAACGTAATAATAAGTAGAAGCGCCACTTTACACTTGTCAAAGGGTGATGCAAATTTGTTTGACTGATatattttctttctcaatttctaTTTGACTAACCTTTCTTTCCTGGAACCTTCGCAAATACCCTTTCTTTCACCCGTAGACTTTCTGGTCCATATTTATATTGCACCCTCTGTCTCCTCTTCTTGTCATTTTCTCCACCCGCGATAAATAATGACTAATACTTCTCTAACAAAGTCAAGACCGTTATTACATTGTGTTTATGCTTTGAGATGGCCGTTGATTGTGACGTCATTGCATCCTGGTCATGTATTGAAATGTGACAATGTTTTACACACTcaataactcttttttttttttctgggtgaagaagagagagtatatgtcatttgaattataatttgttgGCTTTTTCATCGACAtttcatttatatataaattttagacTACATTAAAATGTTATACCCATATATATTAAACAACATtacattttattaaaataaatttaatttgcatatattattaaataattaaaaccaATTATCTTTAAgacttattattatttgtatcataatatgataataaattaataattcaaatgaaagaataatataattattaatgtattaaaattaaaattttataatatattaacacATTAGGGAACTAAAATTAGCATCAGAAAGTAGTGTAGCCTACCGGGGAAAGAAAAAGGTAGAACAACCTGGTCATATTTGCTTCTCAACCCTGCATAATTATTGCATTGTTCGAAGAATTCCGTTGCATTTAAGGGATTAACTTCTTTAACTCATAAGGTACtaactaaaagagaaaaagaaaggaccCACCTCAATAGTTTTTTCTCTTCAAGATAGCAATAGATCATGCTCAATAGTCAATAGTATGATAATCCCATTCATACGGACGTCTTGAAAGCAGAAATTTTAACCAAGCTTTATTTACCCTAGCATTAACATAGAAAATCAACATAAATAAAATGATACTcaactattttaatttatcatgAACGCAAGGAATGGAAAAAAAATGAGCCTCACGAAAAATAGGCACtaaaaatttcaatgaaaaaattgGTCACCATGAAAGTCATATATCAAGAAAGATTTTCCAAATCAACACCAAAAATTACCTATGAGAAGGGGAGAATAAAAAGATAGATTGATTCATATGGTAACAATAAGGAACAACATATACATTTAACTTCATAAGATCTTCAAGGAAGGGACTGCGGTTATGACCATCTTTTTTCAGTGCATTTGGTCCATAAACAGACAAAAACAGAAGCATACAATCAGAAGCTCAGAACAATTTAAAGCATATTAGTAGTGtaatatataaatactaaaacaGGAAATTGTGAAAGTTACCTGTGTTACCTAACATAGAGCTCTTCTATCCTCTTCTCAAGACCCTTCTCCAACACATTCTGATCAGCAATTTCTGTGCTGCATCAGTTCTTCCATTCTCTGGTCAAAACCTTCCTTCTCTTCTCTAGCTTGATCTCAGTTTTCACCTGTTTAATGGGGAAAAAGAATTACTTTCACTCTTGAACTTAAAATTATGCCTGAATCCAAGCACTTGTGAAACTGAAGAAAACCAGCATGCACACACCAAATGAAATACAGATCAGAACCCTTGCCTAAACTAGTAATCCGTCAGCAAAGATAATTATGAGCTGTTTAAAGCCTCCTGAatgtccaaaatataaaaatcaattcaaaGGGCTCAATTTAGAGAAGACTTGAATTTGGACTTCAAAATGAATTTCAACACAAGTAAAGAAACAACCTGTTTGGATTTGCAAATTGAGAATCACTAGGGAAAAAAGTGCATGTCCGGGTGAGTGAGTTTTACATCTAGGTCAAAATGCAAAGCAGagcattttcataatttattccaTTCTTTCATATATAGTGATAAAATTGATAAGGGAAAATATAAAGgatagtaaaaaaaaatcatgaCTTTACCCACTTTACAATAAAAACATTGAAAGAAACACAtctaaagataaaataatattgaccgtccaaaaatcaaatttctgaaATCCTTGTTCTGTGAAATATGTAGCCACATCGTTTCTTTTGGCTTATCTGCATTTTTCTCAAATTTCCTAGTAACAAATCTATAGAATGAAAAAATAGTAATTTTCAAGCTAATATAAGATCAttttaaaataacaatgaaattACTAACGGGATATTACTACATATCAAATTCTTTtccaaatataataaatttaatttaaagctTACCAGTTTAGTTACTAAGCACAAATCTATTGAATAATTTCATAACTCACAAGGGTATATTTACCTAAGTAAAATGTAAGTCGGTCCAAAAATAAGCTTTCTAAGATACGTAACTCGACATTATCATCCAC
This genomic window contains:
- the LOC112734384 gene encoding calmodulin-binding transcription activator 3 isoform X21, which codes for MFQIAPEPAHMPPSGSLFLFDRKVLRYFRKDGHNWRKKKDGKTVREAHERLKAGSVDVLHCYYAHGEENENFQRRTYWMLDEELSHIVLVHYREVKATKANFRGAAKENQESLPYAQIDKLPGSTEKEIFLSCSLHPHNYQVPSHTIDTTSMKSTQATEYEEAESALNNYASSEDYSFLETQHPVVEKIPDPYCPPQFINEQEKLCGTPGMNHIMLSQAGKIKDIHNVRLAYEPPQHLGFSMWEYILENNGRSQYMPLQPVLPEIQPDNMGINSNPSLMRSNFTTNITKVNGKENMVQVEGNWQVMNELYEFDPQRSLEQCLIHQDKPKVLMIDDPQEKLLDAKEKIETNRSLDGIDDTNLTLKKALLDGSLAEEGLKKLDSFNQWMSKELGDVEESKTPSTFSAYWGTVENENDVDNATIPSEVHLDTYALDPSISHDQLFTIIDFSPSWAFEGSETKILIYGQFLRSLQEAEQCKWSCMFGEVEVPANIIDNGVLSCYTPPHKTGRIPFYVTCSNRLACSEIREFDFRDIYTQEVNNAAEQRESISDNFSVRFEELLYMGHTLPQNFDPISVSEKSELRSKISSLLRKEEDDWDKLLKLTLEKDFSPQNVQEHLLQNLLKDKLLGWLLQKVIEDGKGPNVLDEGGQGVLHLAAALGYDWALQPTVIAGVNVNFCDVNGWTALHWAAFCGRELTVASLISLGAAPGVLTDPSPEHPSGRTPADLASANGHKGIAGYLAESSISVQLLSLDMNRDTRESSGSKVVYRVQHNTTEVNDDRLSYELSLKDSLAAVCNASQAAARIHEVYRVQSFQRKQLKEYDDKFGISDEDALSLITVKPHKVGQRNEPVHAAAIRIQNKFRSWKGRKEFLMIRQRIVKIQAHVRGHQVRKNCGKIIWSVGILEKVILRWRRKGSGLRGFKLEDVPEGTMVQDTQCKEDEYDFLKEGRKQTEERLQKALSRVKSMVQYPEARDQYHRLLNVVTEIQENQ
- the LOC112734384 gene encoding calmodulin-binding transcription activator 3 isoform X1 yields the protein MADVKCYVPPNQFNIEQILIEAQRRWLRPAEICEILSNYKMFQIAPEPAHMPPSGSLFLFDRKVLRYFRKDGHNWRKKKDGKTVREAHERLKAGSVDVLHCYYAHGEENENFQRRTYWMLDEELSHIVLVHYREVKATKANFRGAAKENQESLPYAQIDKLPGSTEKEIFLSCSLHPHNYQVPSHTIDTTSMKSTQATEYEEAESVFTALNNYASSEDYSFLETQHPVVEKIPDPYCPPQFINEQEKLCGTPGMNHIMLSQAGKIKDIHNVRLAYEPPQHLGFSMWEYILENNGRSQYMPLQPVLPEIQPDNMGINSNPSLMRSNFTTNITKVNGKENMVQVEGNWQVMNELYEFDPQRSLEQCLIHQDKPKVLMIDDPQEKLLDAKEKIETNRSLDGIDDTNLTLKKALLDGSLAEEGLKKLDSFNQWMSKELGDVEESKTPSTFSAYWGTVENENDVDNATIPSEVHLDTYALDPSISHDQLFTIIDFSPSWAFEGSETKILIYGQFLRSLQEAEQCKWSCMFGEVEVPANIIDNGVLSCYTPPHKTGRIPFYVTCSNRLACSEIREFDFRDIYTQEVNNAAEQRESISDNFSVRFEELLYMGHTLPQNFDPISVSEKSELRSKISSLLRKEEDDWDKLLKLTLEKDFSPQNVQEHLLQNLLKDKLLGWLLQKVIEDGKGPNVLDEGGQGVLHLAAALGYDWALQPTVIAGVNVNFCDVNGWTALHWAAFCGRELTVASLISLGAAPGVLTDPSPEHPSGRTPADLASANGHKGIAGYLAESSISVQLLSLDMNRDTRESSGSKVVYRVQHNTTEVNDDRLSYELSLKDSLAAVCNASQAAARIHEVYRVQSFQRKQLKEYDDKFGISDEDALSLITVKPHKVGQRNEPVHAAAIRIQNKFRSWKGRKEFLMIRQRIVKIQAHVRGHQVRKNCGKIIWSVGILEKVILRWRRKGSGLRGFKLEDVPEGTMVQDTQCKEDEYDFLKEGRKQTEERLQKALSRVKSMVQYPEARDQYHRLLNVVTEIQENQVLYPFFYEFLSIFLLCKSAVCSFFFSSQYIKAVIFIPLKIYPNVLLKLNIDFFV